In one window of Opitutus sp. GAS368 DNA:
- the gspG gene encoding type II secretion system major pseudopilin GspG, producing MKTPAARAPLPRRSLGEGGFTLLEILVVLAIIGLLVGLVVSNTDKIFGQSQVAVARIFVRDTLKTPLTRYRMDMGDYPSTAEGLQALVTPPSARTEAWHGPYLDAPGGRLPTDPWGEPYQYRYPGIKNPGGCDIFSKGPDKVADTEDDIGNW from the coding sequence ATGAAAACGCCCGCCGCCCGTGCTCCCTTGCCGCGCCGTAGCCTTGGCGAAGGCGGGTTCACGCTCCTTGAGATCCTCGTCGTGCTGGCCATCATCGGCCTGCTCGTCGGGCTGGTGGTGTCCAACACCGACAAGATCTTCGGCCAGAGCCAGGTGGCGGTCGCGCGGATCTTCGTCCGCGACACGCTCAAGACCCCGCTCACCCGCTACCGGATGGACATGGGCGATTATCCTTCGACCGCCGAGGGGCTGCAGGCGCTGGTCACGCCACCGTCCGCCCGGACCGAGGCCTGGCATGGACCCTACCTGGACGCCCCCGGCGGCCGACTGCCGACCGACCCGTGGGGCGAGCCCTACCAATACCGCTACCCCGGCATCAAGAACCCGGGTGGTTGCGACATCTTTTCGAAGGGCCCGGACAAGGTCGCCGACACGGAGGACGACATCGGCAACTGGTGA
- a CDS encoding prepilin-type N-terminal cleavage/methylation domain-containing protein: MSAVSSLICRSLLAGDSASDPLAGIPNRLQAGSYIPGRRAAFTLVEVLVSLAIFAMAAVVLGATYVNILTNYQAAMTRPAQQAELALLRPALLAEPDRARAEKGAEQPLPGNRTARWQSRIEETAIADLFAVTFEWEIDEPGRRPVTGQEEFMLLRPTWSDPAGREKLREASRQRLAKREF; the protein is encoded by the coding sequence ATGTCCGCCGTTTCTTCTCTTATTTGTAGGAGCCTGCTTGCAGGCGATTCGGCATCCGATCCGTTGGCGGGCATTCCGAATCGCCTGCAAGCAGGCTCCTACATCCCCGGCCGCCGCGCCGCCTTCACCCTGGTGGAGGTGCTCGTGAGCCTCGCCATCTTCGCCATGGCGGCGGTCGTGCTGGGCGCGACCTACGTCAACATCCTCACCAACTACCAGGCCGCGATGACCCGGCCCGCGCAACAGGCCGAACTCGCGTTGCTGCGCCCGGCCCTGCTGGCCGAGCCGGACCGGGCGCGCGCGGAGAAAGGCGCCGAACAGCCGCTGCCGGGCAACCGCACCGCCCGCTGGCAATCCCGGATCGAGGAGACCGCCATCGCCGACCTGTTCGCGGTGACCTTCGAGTGGGAGATCGACGAGCCGGGCCGGCGACCGGTGACCGGGCAGGAGGAGTTTATGCTGCTCCGGCCGACCTGGTCGGACCCGGCGGGGCGCGAAAAGCTGCGCGAGGCTTCCCGGCAGCGCCTGGCCAAACGGGAGTTCTGA
- a CDS encoding prepilin-type N-terminal cleavage/methylation domain-containing protein, whose translation MQAQPYLYFKRRRGFTLVEVLLAFTLLTALLLALNVFVLSMGEIWGRNREKRLFEQHVRAVSRYVEDLLRRAVQPPAESAAMDATEIRLPAGANEALLTFELPAGDRRLVWPDHPLPDVRCAFAARPGLGLVLYWQSRLELKFADDPPRVTVLSPFVTGLDYDYFNANYRAWQSQPVLQRDPAGRWLTPDRLRLHFRHGEYSAETAVNVPRVTEGLPPF comes from the coding sequence GTGCAAGCGCAGCCATATCTCTATTTCAAGCGGCGGCGGGGTTTCACGCTGGTGGAAGTCCTCCTGGCTTTCACGCTGCTCACGGCCCTGCTGCTCGCGCTGAACGTGTTCGTGCTCTCGATGGGCGAGATCTGGGGCCGGAACCGTGAGAAGCGCCTGTTCGAGCAGCATGTGCGTGCGGTCAGCCGTTACGTGGAGGACCTGCTGCGCCGCGCGGTGCAGCCTCCGGCGGAGAGCGCCGCCATGGACGCCACGGAGATCCGCCTGCCCGCCGGCGCCAACGAGGCCCTGCTGACCTTCGAGCTGCCCGCCGGCGACCGCCGTCTCGTCTGGCCGGACCACCCGCTGCCGGACGTGCGTTGTGCATTCGCCGCCCGTCCGGGGCTGGGCCTCGTGCTCTACTGGCAGTCACGCCTCGAGCTGAAGTTTGCCGACGATCCGCCGCGGGTGACGGTGTTGTCGCCCTTCGTGACCGGCTTGGACTACGATTACTTCAACGCCAACTACCGCGCCTGGCAGAGCCAGCCGGTGCTCCAGCGCGACCCCGCGGGCCGCTGGCTGACCCCGGACCGCCTGCGGCTGCACTTCCGCCACGGCGAATACTCCGCCGAGACCGCGGTGAACGTGCCGCGGGTCACGGAAGGCCTGCCGCCCTTCTGA
- a CDS encoding type II secretion system protein GspK, translating into MVLITILVASLLLARFMERTTTELLVEARAAQAVRLRGDAYSALEVTLAVLADYRAADGGLWAPAQGWGDPFAWARYEPRAGVTVAVAFEDESGKPSLPRLDTPGLQNLGELLGLAPDDAARLADALLTWTQPDHVPATLGSDLRSYERADPPHHPPQRALRSFDELAAIAVARDFFYDKAGHPTELRAQFAQSVSLYDYPAANLNAGQPLALAFAGLDETQSRRLTDYLGGRTRPRGTPPFFRSAAETAAILGAGAPGLGTEVRCLRIRVRVREGAAVFGLTAVVSPPGGAVIAAEPSPDNAAKEKPAAPGPAKSLAYPFTILDLQETMEPLAAPGGAA; encoded by the coding sequence ATGGTGCTCATCACCATCCTGGTCGCCTCCCTGCTGCTCGCCCGCTTCATGGAGCGCACCACGACGGAGCTGTTGGTGGAGGCGCGCGCCGCGCAGGCCGTGCGCCTGCGGGGCGACGCCTACTCGGCGCTGGAGGTCACGCTGGCCGTGCTGGCCGATTACCGCGCGGCCGACGGCGGCCTCTGGGCGCCCGCCCAGGGCTGGGGTGACCCGTTCGCCTGGGCCCGCTACGAGCCCCGCGCGGGCGTGACCGTCGCCGTCGCGTTCGAGGATGAGAGCGGCAAGCCCTCGCTGCCGCGCCTCGATACGCCGGGCCTGCAAAACCTCGGCGAGCTGCTGGGCCTGGCGCCGGATGACGCCGCCCGGCTGGCCGATGCGCTGTTGACCTGGACGCAACCGGACCACGTGCCCGCGACGCTCGGGAGCGACCTGCGGAGCTACGAGCGCGCGGATCCACCGCACCATCCGCCGCAACGCGCCCTGCGCTCGTTCGACGAACTGGCCGCGATTGCGGTGGCCCGGGACTTCTTCTACGACAAGGCCGGTCATCCCACCGAACTGCGGGCGCAGTTCGCGCAGAGCGTGTCGCTCTACGATTATCCTGCGGCGAACCTGAACGCCGGGCAGCCGCTGGCCCTGGCCTTTGCCGGCCTCGATGAGACCCAGAGCCGCCGGCTCACCGACTACCTCGGCGGCAGGACCCGTCCCCGCGGCACCCCGCCGTTTTTCCGCTCGGCGGCCGAGACCGCGGCGATCCTCGGCGCCGGCGCACCGGGCCTTGGCACCGAGGTGCGGTGCCTGCGCATCCGGGTGCGGGTCCGCGAGGGCGCGGCCGTCTTCGGCCTCACCGCCGTGGTGTCGCCCCCCGGGGGGGCGGTGATCGCGGCGGAACCGTCCCCGGACAACGCGGCCAAGGAGAAACCCGCCGCCCCCGGGCCGGCGAAAAGCCTGGCCTATCCGTTCACGATCCTCGACCTGCAGGAAACCATGGAGCCGCTGGCGGCACCGGGAGGCGCGGCATGA
- the rrtA gene encoding rhombosortase, producing MARTAVAENDRPVVPWATLALAAAAGLAFAVPRVGAACLYERGPILQGEVWRAWTGHLAHFGPGHLGWNLAVLLPAGCWLERLHPVRVRWLYLVCPLVISATLLVFDRSLDRYAGLSGLATGTLVLLAGRQLLVGAGEPAWIWLGVFALLGVKVAWETATGEPLLADGHSFRAVPLAHLSGAVCGLLFGAGLRREFPRRR from the coding sequence ATGGCCCGGACCGCGGTGGCAGAGAATGACCGTCCGGTGGTGCCGTGGGCGACCCTGGCGCTGGCGGCGGCGGCCGGGCTCGCCTTCGCCGTTCCCCGGGTGGGGGCGGCCTGCCTGTATGAGCGCGGCCCGATCCTGCAGGGGGAGGTCTGGCGCGCGTGGACCGGCCACCTGGCGCACTTTGGCCCCGGTCACCTGGGCTGGAACCTCGCGGTGTTGCTGCCGGCCGGTTGCTGGCTGGAGCGCCTCCATCCGGTCCGGGTGCGCTGGCTTTATCTGGTGTGTCCGCTGGTCATCTCCGCGACCTTGCTCGTTTTCGACCGCTCGCTGGACCGCTATGCCGGCCTCTCCGGGCTGGCGACGGGGACGCTCGTGCTGCTCGCCGGCCGGCAACTCCTGGTGGGGGCGGGCGAGCCGGCGTGGATCTGGTTGGGCGTGTTCGCCTTGCTCGGCGTCAAGGTCGCCTGGGAAACCGCCACCGGGGAACCGTTGCTGGCCGACGGACACAGTTTCCGGGCGGTGCCGCTGGCCCACCTGAGCGGCGCCGTTTGCGGGCTGCTCTTCGGCGCGGGACTGCGGCGGGAATTTCCCCGGCGCCGTTGA
- a CDS encoding helix-turn-helix domain-containing protein, translating to MKTKAIEFNAEDLVGSVETLANHLSGKNKVTLRTKTVAMPARVKPLSPAQVRAIRKKLNVSQPVFAAMMNIPSITAASWERGRRKPTGAALRLLDIARRHPEVLIVS from the coding sequence ATGAAAACCAAAGCCATTGAATTTAACGCCGAGGACTTGGTTGGTAGCGTGGAAACGCTGGCCAATCACCTTTCGGGTAAGAACAAGGTCACCCTGCGCACCAAGACCGTCGCCATGCCGGCACGGGTGAAGCCATTGTCTCCCGCCCAGGTCCGCGCGATCCGTAAAAAACTCAATGTCAGCCAACCCGTGTTTGCCGCGATGATGAACATCCCGTCGATAACGGCAGCCAGTTGGGAACGGGGCAGGAGAAAACCGACCGGAGCTGCGCTCCGTTTGCTGGATATTGCCAGGAGGCATCCCGAGGTGCTCATCGTAAGCTAG
- a CDS encoding type II toxin-antitoxin system RelE/ParE family toxin, with product MKLTFIELPLFTSLVTQITDDQHYRQLQNDLLKNPEKGDLIPRLHGLRKVRMALEGRGRSGGARVIYLNLPQQRVVIFFYIYTKAKSENLTPDQERRLRTAVETIKREFRHENQSH from the coding sequence ATGAAACTAACCTTCATCGAACTGCCGCTGTTTACCAGCCTCGTAACGCAGATCACCGATGACCAACACTACCGCCAACTTCAAAATGACCTGCTAAAGAACCCGGAAAAGGGCGACTTGATTCCCCGGCTTCACGGCCTGCGCAAGGTGCGCATGGCGCTTGAAGGTCGCGGCCGGTCAGGTGGCGCCCGGGTCATCTATCTCAACCTTCCCCAGCAGCGCGTTGTCATCTTCTTTTATATCTACACCAAGGCCAAGTCGGAAAACCTGACACCAGATCAAGAACGTCGCCTTCGCACCGCAGTCGAAACCATCAAACGAGAATTCAGACATGAAAACCAAAGCCATTGA
- a CDS encoding type II secretion system F family protein translates to MAHFTYTAHDSGGQTRQGVLEAPSRRDALRALSARGLKPVGISEEPNSAALPATVAGLRTTRGPVRWTRRERLPFLEALARLVASGLSAGEAVRLLAARLNEPRLRRLATALWERLSEGYTLSRALEDFPSVFDSQTVNLVAAGEATGSLREVLQRLIQHFTEQRTLQRTLLTALAYPLFICVLALGVILFFLFFLLPRLEALLASLGGRLPPSTQLLVALSNFVLHYGIFVAAVAVLAALGWWQWRRTPAGRAATDAWLLRTPLTGALAVRVTILNFSHTLAILLENGITTAEALRLAERTVGNTALRQLLRAATDRVLEGEGLSRSLARTAVFPPLMLDRLAVGEQTGSLAPSLRDIAADYREDLTGWLQNFTRVVSTAVLIFAFSFVAFLAYAIVSAVFQVSASFKF, encoded by the coding sequence ATGGCTCACTTCACCTACACCGCGCACGATTCCGGCGGCCAGACCCGGCAGGGGGTGCTCGAGGCCCCGAGCCGCCGCGATGCGCTGCGCGCGCTCAGCGCGCGCGGCCTGAAGCCCGTCGGGATCAGCGAGGAGCCCAACTCCGCCGCCCTGCCGGCGACCGTCGCGGGCTTGCGCACCACCCGCGGCCCCGTCCGCTGGACCCGCCGCGAACGTCTGCCCTTCCTCGAGGCGCTTGCGCGCCTCGTCGCCAGCGGCCTGTCGGCCGGCGAGGCTGTGCGCCTGCTGGCCGCCCGCCTGAACGAGCCGCGTCTGCGCCGCCTCGCCACCGCCCTGTGGGAACGCCTGAGCGAGGGCTACACCCTCTCGCGGGCGCTGGAGGATTTCCCGTCGGTCTTCGACAGCCAAACCGTCAACCTGGTCGCCGCCGGCGAGGCTACCGGCAGCCTGCGCGAGGTGCTGCAGCGGCTCATCCAGCATTTCACCGAGCAGCGCACGCTGCAGCGGACGCTGCTCACCGCGCTCGCCTACCCCCTGTTCATCTGCGTGCTGGCCCTCGGCGTCATCCTTTTCTTCCTCTTCTTCCTGCTGCCGCGCCTGGAGGCCCTGCTCGCCTCGCTCGGCGGCCGGCTGCCGCCCTCGACGCAGCTGCTCGTGGCGCTGTCGAATTTCGTGCTACACTACGGGATTTTCGTGGCGGCGGTGGCGGTCCTGGCCGCGCTGGGCTGGTGGCAGTGGCGCCGCACCCCCGCGGGCCGCGCCGCGACCGATGCCTGGCTGCTCCGGACGCCGCTCACCGGCGCGCTCGCCGTGCGCGTGACGATCCTGAATTTCAGCCACACGCTGGCGATCCTGCTCGAGAACGGCATCACCACCGCCGAGGCCCTGCGCCTGGCCGAGCGCACCGTCGGCAACACCGCGCTGCGCCAGCTGCTGCGCGCCGCCACCGACCGGGTGCTCGAGGGCGAAGGCCTGTCGCGCTCGCTCGCCCGCACCGCCGTGTTCCCGCCGCTGATGCTCGACCGGCTGGCGGTCGGCGAGCAGACCGGCAGCCTCGCGCCCAGCCTGCGGGACATCGCCGCCGATTACCGGGAGGACCTCACCGGCTGGCTGCAGAATTTCACGCGGGTCGTCTCCACCGCGGTGCTGATCTTCGCCTTCAGTTTCGTCGCCTTCCTCGCCTACGCGATCGTCTCCGCCGTCTTCCAGGTCAGCGCCAGCTTCAAGTTTTGA
- a CDS encoding GspE/PulE family protein yields MVAPAPDLLPVGLALRLTEAQRQQLAETPRGQRLAALAAALAVDEAAALAALAGATGLAVAAEPVVARTALPLLPARLAHDFQVIPLALPDDTHADELPLATSWPPEAHMARWIATFTPRRVRWHLADSARVRQLIVENYGVGAGSLEDDDTPEVAVAAADLDADADAAVVRFVTDIIAQAITDGATDIHFEPQEGQLRIRYRVDGLLVPVPVPDNLLRYQDAVISRLKIMARLNISEKRLPQDGRINFKAGNTALDIRVSTIPTIYAESVSLRLLNQRREAYTMDRLGLSPAEQAQIGRVLDFPHGLVLVTGPTGSGKSTSLNAFLRQINSPELRIVTIEDPIEYEVPGANQMQVRPDIGLSFAGALRHVLRQDPDVIMVGEIRDRETADIAIRASLTGHLVFSTLHTNDAPGAITRLVDMGIEPFLVASAVELVIAQRLVRRLCPDCATRSPVDPASLLNTLAALGLDPGLAAAVRELAVPVGCQRCRGTGFRGRVGLFEILPPKQLHDFIVQRESTHTLARKAREHGIRTLQQSGWDQVRAGLTTLDELLRVITISDT; encoded by the coding sequence ATGGTCGCGCCCGCCCCAGACCTCCTGCCCGTCGGCCTCGCGCTGCGCCTCACCGAGGCCCAGCGCCAGCAGCTGGCCGAGACCCCGCGCGGCCAGCGTCTCGCCGCCCTCGCCGCGGCCCTCGCGGTGGACGAGGCCGCCGCCCTCGCCGCCCTCGCCGGCGCCACCGGGCTGGCCGTCGCCGCCGAGCCCGTCGTCGCCCGCACCGCGCTGCCGCTGCTGCCGGCGCGCCTCGCCCATGATTTCCAGGTCATCCCCCTGGCCCTGCCGGACGACACCCATGCCGACGAACTTCCCCTCGCCACCAGCTGGCCGCCCGAGGCCCACATGGCCCGCTGGATCGCCACCTTCACGCCGCGCCGCGTCCGCTGGCACCTCGCCGATTCCGCCCGGGTACGCCAGCTCATCGTCGAGAACTACGGGGTCGGCGCCGGCAGCCTGGAGGACGACGACACCCCGGAGGTCGCGGTGGCGGCGGCGGACCTCGACGCCGACGCGGACGCCGCCGTCGTGCGCTTCGTCACCGACATCATCGCGCAGGCCATCACCGACGGCGCCACCGACATCCACTTCGAACCGCAGGAGGGCCAGCTGCGCATCCGCTACCGCGTGGACGGCCTGCTCGTGCCCGTGCCCGTGCCCGACAACCTGCTGCGCTACCAGGATGCCGTCATCTCGCGCCTCAAGATCATGGCGCGACTCAACATCTCGGAAAAGCGCCTGCCGCAGGACGGCCGCATCAACTTCAAGGCCGGCAACACCGCGCTCGACATCCGCGTCTCCACCATCCCCACCATCTACGCCGAGAGCGTCAGCCTCCGCCTCCTCAACCAGCGGCGGGAGGCCTACACCATGGACCGTCTCGGCCTGTCGCCCGCCGAACAGGCGCAGATCGGCCGCGTGCTCGACTTCCCGCACGGCCTCGTGCTCGTCACCGGTCCGACCGGCTCCGGCAAGTCCACCTCGCTGAACGCCTTCCTCCGCCAGATCAACTCGCCCGAGCTGCGCATCGTCACGATCGAGGATCCGATCGAATACGAGGTGCCCGGCGCCAACCAGATGCAGGTCCGGCCCGACATCGGGCTCAGCTTCGCCGGCGCGCTGCGCCACGTGTTGCGGCAGGACCCCGACGTCATCATGGTCGGTGAAATCCGCGACCGCGAAACGGCCGACATCGCCATCCGCGCCTCGCTCACCGGCCACCTCGTCTTCTCGACCCTGCACACCAACGACGCGCCCGGCGCCATCACGCGGCTCGTCGACATGGGCATCGAGCCCTTCCTGGTCGCCTCCGCCGTCGAACTCGTCATCGCCCAGCGCCTCGTCCGCCGGCTCTGCCCGGACTGCGCGACCCGCTCGCCGGTCGACCCCGCCTCGCTGCTCAACACGCTCGCCGCCCTCGGGCTCGATCCCGGCCTGGCGGCCGCCGTGCGCGAGCTGGCGGTGCCCGTGGGCTGCCAGCGCTGTCGCGGCACGGGTTTCCGCGGGCGGGTCGGCCTCTTTGAAATCCTGCCCCCGAAGCAACTGCACGACTTCATCGTGCAACGCGAATCCACCCACACCCTCGCGCGCAAGGCGCGGGAGCACGGCATCCGCACGCTGCAACAGTCGGGCTGGGACCAGGTCCGCGCCGGGCTCACGACCCTCGACGAACTTCTGCGCGTGATCACCATCAGCGATACGTGA
- a CDS encoding secretin N-terminal domain-containing protein codes for MEKGSGSIGFRARSFVLAAALLGLTAAARLAAQTPAPLPTTPPAPAGDTVGLIKLRDDSIDQVLELLERWTGRTILRPQALPANTYTLTLDRAASKEEAILALETLLNMNGVAVTPLGGRFLKITSLNLARAEAPEFIDGPVLGLPPSGRVASKLFELQFLRVSEFLPQIAALLNPNLGAAPVLFEKANAALVTDSISNLQRIELLLSRLDQPILRNNTPKFYTLQSAKASDVVNKLRTVLAGPLQMQLGASTSYQADDRTNQIVLISDPRQIDFFDQLISRFDVKADPNTRNDVIFLKHAAAKDVATLLSLLVSGQNTAARTAGTEPVRPATGAAPAPNVPAPPAAALPAGLTLDATHEFSNLLTILPEERSNSLVVSGTVDDIRLIRELVDKIDVLLAQVRIEVVVAEVTLGDSQTSGIDALGLQVYANRLVGLSGSGSGTTVGGTSASGTPTGFAQLAGTGSLAGIISLGTTPRKTTANILSMPNIVTTHNKKATIFVGEQRPVISSYLNTGVTTGGTVGTGYTSTVTEKDIGIDLEVTPLIGDDGSVQLEIKQEVNDVTGSITLDGNEQPIIGRRKTESFVSVKSGEIIVLGGLQRNSLTKNTNRLGPVPIIGDLLGTRRRDNTRTELVFFLRPVVLANTAADNAEAMRRIDAGPQRDDIRSALDPNYRPPAGKSKG; via the coding sequence ATGGAAAAGGGCTCCGGCAGCATTGGGTTTCGCGCCCGCAGTTTCGTCCTTGCCGCCGCCCTGCTCGGGCTGACTGCCGCCGCCCGGCTGGCCGCGCAAACGCCGGCCCCGCTGCCGACCACGCCGCCGGCCCCGGCCGGTGACACCGTCGGCCTGATCAAGCTGCGCGACGACAGCATCGACCAGGTCCTGGAACTGCTCGAACGCTGGACCGGCCGGACCATCCTCCGCCCGCAGGCGCTGCCGGCCAACACCTACACCCTCACCCTGGACCGGGCCGCATCCAAGGAGGAGGCGATCCTCGCCCTCGAGACCCTGCTGAACATGAACGGCGTGGCCGTGACGCCCCTCGGCGGCCGCTTCCTCAAGATCACCTCGCTCAATCTCGCGCGGGCCGAGGCCCCCGAGTTCATCGACGGCCCCGTGCTCGGCCTGCCGCCGAGCGGCCGCGTGGCCAGCAAGCTCTTTGAACTCCAGTTCCTGCGGGTCTCGGAGTTCCTGCCGCAGATCGCCGCCCTGCTCAACCCCAACCTCGGCGCCGCGCCGGTCCTGTTCGAGAAGGCCAACGCCGCGCTCGTCACCGATTCCATCAGCAACCTGCAGCGCATCGAACTCCTCCTCTCCCGCCTCGACCAGCCCATCCTGCGCAACAACACCCCGAAATTCTACACCCTGCAGTCGGCCAAGGCCAGTGACGTCGTGAACAAGCTCCGCACCGTCCTCGCCGGCCCGCTCCAGATGCAGCTGGGCGCCTCCACCAGCTACCAGGCCGACGACCGCACCAACCAGATCGTCCTCATTTCGGACCCGCGGCAGATCGACTTCTTCGACCAGCTCATTTCGCGCTTCGACGTCAAGGCCGACCCCAACACCCGCAACGACGTCATCTTCCTCAAGCACGCCGCCGCCAAGGACGTGGCCACGCTGCTCAGCCTGCTGGTCTCCGGCCAGAACACCGCCGCGCGCACCGCCGGCACCGAGCCCGTGCGCCCCGCCACCGGGGCGGCCCCCGCGCCCAACGTCCCCGCCCCGCCGGCCGCGGCCCTTCCGGCCGGCCTCACCCTCGATGCCACGCACGAGTTCAGCAACCTCCTCACCATCCTGCCCGAGGAGCGCAGCAACTCCCTCGTCGTCTCCGGCACCGTGGACGACATCCGGCTCATCCGCGAACTGGTGGACAAGATCGACGTGCTGCTCGCCCAGGTGCGCATCGAGGTCGTTGTCGCCGAGGTCACGCTCGGCGACAGCCAGACCAGCGGCATCGACGCCCTCGGGCTCCAGGTCTACGCCAACCGCCTCGTCGGCCTCTCGGGCAGCGGTTCCGGCACCACGGTTGGCGGCACGAGCGCCAGCGGCACCCCCACCGGCTTCGCGCAGCTCGCGGGCACCGGCTCGCTCGCCGGCATCATCAGCCTCGGCACCACGCCGCGGAAGACCACCGCCAACATCCTCTCGATGCCCAACATCGTCACCACCCACAACAAGAAGGCCACCATCTTCGTCGGCGAGCAGCGCCCCGTCATCTCCAGCTACCTCAACACCGGCGTGACGACCGGCGGCACCGTCGGCACCGGTTACACCAGCACCGTCACGGAAAAGGACATCGGCATCGACCTCGAGGTCACGCCCCTGATCGGCGACGACGGCTCGGTGCAGCTCGAGATCAAGCAGGAGGTCAACGACGTGACGGGCAGCATCACGCTCGACGGCAACGAGCAGCCCATCATCGGCCGGCGCAAGACCGAGTCCTTCGTCAGCGTGAAGAGCGGCGAGATCATCGTGCTCGGCGGCCTGCAGCGCAATTCGCTGACGAAAAACACCAACCGCCTCGGCCCGGTGCCGATCATCGGCGACCTGCTCGGCACCCGCAGGCGGGACAACACCCGCACCGAGCTCGTCTTCTTCCTCCGGCCGGTCGTCCTCGCCAACACCGCCGCCGATAACGCCGAGGCGATGCGGCGCATCGACGCCGGCCCCCAGCGCGATGATATCCGCTCCGCCCTCGATCCCAACTACCGCCCGCCCGCCGGCAAATCCAAGGGCTGA
- a CDS encoding 4'-phosphopantetheinyl transferase superfamily protein — MNPTPPILWPALAGPAHLRPGDVHVWCASLDEAAGTPGAFSPLLSDDERHRAQRLRFPRDRQRFVAARGQLREILASYVATPPEELRFAYGPGGKPRLAQPAGELQFNLSHCGGLALYAIAWGEPIGVDLEQVRPVPEMSLIARRHFRPAESELLHRLGPDRRDDIFFQLWTQKEALAKARGMGLAEALESPEDSSGRPWSPLPWMTIRLQPAAGYTAAVALAAGHPRLKCGRWITRLPAETADRPLVANCA; from the coding sequence ATGAATCCCACCCCGCCAATCCTCTGGCCCGCCCTCGCCGGGCCGGCCCATCTCCGCCCCGGTGACGTGCATGTCTGGTGCGCCTCGCTCGACGAGGCCGCCGGCACGCCCGGCGCATTCTCACCCCTGCTCTCCGACGATGAACGGCACCGGGCGCAGCGCCTGCGCTTCCCCCGCGACCGGCAGCGCTTTGTCGCCGCCCGCGGCCAGCTGCGCGAAATCCTCGCCAGCTACGTGGCGACTCCGCCGGAGGAACTGCGCTTTGCCTACGGTCCCGGCGGCAAACCGCGGCTGGCGCAACCCGCCGGCGAACTGCAGTTCAACCTCTCCCACTGCGGCGGCCTCGCGCTGTATGCAATCGCCTGGGGCGAGCCGATCGGGGTCGACCTGGAGCAGGTCCGGCCGGTGCCGGAGATGTCCCTGATCGCCCGGCGCCACTTCCGTCCCGCGGAGTCTGAGCTGCTGCACCGCCTGGGGCCGGACCGCCGCGATGACATCTTCTTCCAGCTCTGGACGCAGAAGGAGGCGCTGGCCAAGGCCCGGGGGATGGGCTTGGCCGAGGCGCTCGAATCACCCGAAGATTCCTCCGGCCGGCCTTGGTCGCCCCTGCCCTGGATGACCATCCGGCTGCAACCCGCCGCCGGCTACACGGCGGCGGTCGCGCTCGCCGCCGGCCATCCGCGGCTCAAGTGCGGTCGCTGGATCACCCGGCTGCCCGCCGAAACCGCGGACCGCCCGCTGGTGGCCAATTGCGCCTGA